One Sagittula stellata E-37 genomic window carries:
- a CDS encoding cobalt-precorrin-6A reductase, producing MPNLLILGGTTEATALCRRLADEGIHGTISFAGRVERPVRQPLPQRVGGFGGVEGLARHIRDEGVTHVIDATHPFAAQMSANAVAACETTGTPLIALTRAPWQPQADDRWTRVPDIAGAVAALDRPATRVMLAVGRMHLAEFAPNPQHFYLLRLVDPPKEALPFPDSHAVMDRGPFTLEDDLALMRDNGIGLVVSKNAGGTGARAKIDAARALGLEVVMIDRPALPDRREAHDVQGVLDWLG from the coding sequence ATGCCCAACCTTCTCATCCTTGGCGGCACGACGGAAGCCACCGCGCTTTGCCGCCGTCTTGCGGACGAGGGCATTCACGGCACGATCTCCTTCGCGGGACGGGTGGAGCGCCCGGTGCGCCAGCCGCTGCCGCAGCGCGTCGGCGGCTTCGGCGGCGTCGAGGGGCTGGCGCGCCACATCCGCGACGAAGGCGTGACGCATGTGATCGACGCGACCCATCCCTTCGCCGCGCAGATGAGCGCCAACGCGGTGGCCGCCTGCGAGACGACCGGCACGCCACTGATCGCCCTGACCCGCGCGCCGTGGCAGCCGCAGGCGGACGACCGATGGACCCGGGTGCCGGACATCGCGGGCGCGGTGGCCGCGCTCGACCGTCCCGCAACCCGCGTCATGCTGGCGGTGGGCCGGATGCATCTGGCGGAGTTCGCGCCGAACCCGCAGCACTTCTACCTTCTGCGCCTTGTCGATCCGCCGAAAGAGGCGCTGCCCTTCCCCGACAGCCACGCGGTGATGGACCGGGGACCGTTCACGCTGGAGGACGATCTTGCGCTGATGCGGGACAACGGCATCGGTCTGGTGGTGTCGAAGAACGCGGGCGGCACGGGCGCGCGGGCCAAGATCGACGCAGCGCGGGCGCTGGGGCTGGAGGTTGTGATGATCGACCGCCCTGCCCTGCCCGACCGGCGCGAGGCGCATGACGTGCAGGGTGTGCTGGACTGGCTGGGCTGA